One Narcine bancroftii isolate sNarBan1 chromosome 3, sNarBan1.hap1, whole genome shotgun sequence DNA window includes the following coding sequences:
- the LOC138758360 gene encoding cyclin-dependent kinase 4 inhibitor D-like — translation MVKSMLGASQLSSAAALGDWREVKRLLIEEKVNVNAVNKYGRTALQVMMMGSTFVAEELLRNGADPNVQDKNGFTPAHDVARSGFLDTMVVLAKYKSDVNIEDGSGCLPLHLAAQEGHLHLVQFLAPRSCIWHKNSSGQTPLDLARASGSTEVVEWLEEHFQAKEIQSLH, via the exons ATGGTGAAAAGCATGTTGGGGGCGAGCCAGCTGAGCAGCGCTGCGGCGCTAGGAGATTGGCGAGAGGTGAAACGTCTTCTGATCGAAGAGAAGGTGAACGTCAATGCAGTGAACAAGTACGGACGGACCGCACTGCAG GTAATGATGATGGGCTCTACCTTTGTGGCAGAGGAATTATTGAGGAACGGTGCAGATCCTAACGTCCAGGATAAAAATGGCTTCACCCCGGCACATGACGTGGCCCGTAGTGGATTCTTGGATACCATGGTGGTCCTGGCAAAATACAAGTCGGACGTGAACATTGAGGATGGCTCGGGCTGTCTGCCTTTGCACCTTGCTGCCCAGGAGGGTCACTTACACCTTGTCCAGTTCTTGGCTCCAAGGTCATGCATTTGGCACAAGAATTCCAGTGGGCAGACTCCACTGGATCTGGCAAGGGCTTCTGGTAGTACCGAGGTggttgaatggttggaggaacaTTTTCAAGCAAAGGAAATCCAAAGCCTGCACTGA